In Comamonadaceae bacterium OS-1, a single window of DNA contains:
- the sucA gene encoding 2-oxoglutarate dehydrogenase E1 component, producing the protein MSDPVSTVYSAYQGNTYLFGGNAPYVEELYENYLSNPGSVPDNWRDYFDALQNVPAVDGSNAKDVPHLPVVNAFAERAKKGQTKVVVASADSEMGRKRTAVQQLIAAYRNVGARWADLDPLKRTERENIPELDPAFYGFTDADQETVFNTSNTFFGKETMSLRDLMNALRETYCGTIGAEYMYTTDQNKKRWWQQKLESIRSKPNFSKEKKLHILDRITAAEGLERFLHTKFVGQKRFSLEGGESFIASMDELIQTGGSKGLQEIVIGMAHRGRLNVLVNSLGKVPADLFAEFDHTAPEDLPSGDVKYHQGFSSDVSTPGGPVHLTLAFNPSHLEIVNPVVEGSVRSRMDRRADPLGKQVLPVLVHGDAAFAGQGVVMETLALAETRGYFTGGTVHIVINNQIGFTTSDPRDSRSTLYCSDVVKMIEAPVLHVNGDDPEAVVLATQIALDYRMEFQRDVVVDIICFRKLGHNEQDTPAMTQPLMYRKIAKHPGTRKLYADKLTAQGMGETLGDDMVKAMRAALDAGINTFNPVITNFKSKYAVDWSPYLNRKWTDAGDTAIPLAEWKRLAEKMTAIPANITPHPLVKKVYDDRAAMGRGDIPVDWGMGEHMAFASLVASGYPVRLSGEDCGRGTFTHRHAVIHDQDREKFDEGTYTPLQNVADGQAPFTVIDSILSEEAVLAFEYGYASNDPNTFVIWEAQFGDFANGAQVVIDQFIASGEVKWGRVNGITLMLPHGYEGQGPEHSSARLERFMQLSADTNMQVVQPTTASQIFHLLRRQMVRNLRKPLVIMTPKSLLRAKDAASPLSEFTKGVFQTVIPENKDVKADKVKRIVACSGKVYYDLAKKREEKGADDVVILRVEQLYPFPHKAFAAEVKKYPNVTEMVWCQDEPQNQGAWFFVQHYLHENMVEGQKLGYSGRAASASPAAGYSHLHQDQQKSLVDGAFGKLKGFVLTK; encoded by the coding sequence ATGAGTGATCCAGTGTCTACGGTGTACAGCGCCTACCAGGGCAACACCTATCTCTTCGGCGGCAATGCGCCCTATGTCGAAGAGCTTTACGAAAACTACCTGAGCAATCCCGGCAGCGTGCCCGACAACTGGCGCGACTACTTTGACGCGCTCCAGAACGTGCCCGCCGTGGATGGCAGCAATGCCAAAGACGTGCCGCATCTGCCGGTGGTCAATGCCTTCGCCGAGCGCGCCAAAAAAGGCCAGACCAAAGTTGTGGTGGCCAGTGCCGACTCCGAAATGGGCCGCAAGCGCACCGCCGTGCAGCAGCTGATTGCCGCCTACCGCAACGTGGGTGCCCGCTGGGCCGACCTGGACCCCCTGAAACGCACCGAGCGCGAAAACATCCCTGAGCTGGACCCCGCGTTCTACGGTTTCACCGATGCCGACCAGGAAACCGTGTTCAACACCAGCAACACCTTCTTCGGCAAAGAAACCATGTCGCTGCGCGACCTGATGAACGCCCTGCGTGAAACGTATTGCGGCACCATCGGCGCCGAGTACATGTACACCACCGACCAGAACAAAAAGCGCTGGTGGCAGCAAAAGCTGGAAAGCATCCGCAGCAAGCCCAACTTCTCCAAAGAGAAGAAGCTGCACATTCTGGACCGCATCACCGCCGCCGAAGGCCTGGAACGTTTCCTGCACACCAAGTTCGTCGGCCAAAAGCGCTTCTCGCTCGAAGGCGGCGAAAGCTTCATCGCCTCGATGGACGAACTGATCCAGACCGGCGGCAGCAAGGGCCTGCAAGAAATCGTCATCGGCATGGCCCACCGTGGCCGCCTGAACGTGCTGGTCAACTCGCTGGGCAAGGTGCCTGCCGACCTGTTCGCCGAATTCGACCACACCGCCCCCGAAGATCTGCCTTCTGGCGACGTGAAATACCACCAGGGCTTCAGCTCCGACGTGTCCACCCCTGGCGGTCCGGTGCATTTGACGCTGGCCTTCAACCCCTCGCACCTGGAAATCGTCAACCCCGTGGTGGAAGGCTCGGTGCGTTCGCGCATGGACCGACGCGCCGACCCGCTGGGCAAGCAGGTGCTGCCCGTGCTGGTGCACGGCGACGCGGCCTTTGCCGGCCAGGGCGTGGTGATGGAAACCCTGGCGCTGGCCGAAACCCGTGGCTACTTCACGGGCGGCACGGTGCACATCGTCATCAACAACCAGATTGGCTTCACCACCAGCGACCCGCGCGACAGCCGCTCCACGCTGTACTGCTCCGACGTCGTCAAGATGATCGAAGCGCCGGTGCTGCACGTCAACGGCGACGATCCTGAAGCCGTGGTGCTGGCCACCCAGATCGCACTGGACTACCGCATGGAGTTCCAACGCGACGTGGTGGTGGACATCATCTGCTTCCGCAAGCTGGGCCACAACGAGCAAGACACCCCGGCCATGACCCAGCCGCTGATGTACCGCAAGATTGCCAAGCATCCCGGCACCCGCAAGCTGTACGCCGACAAGCTGACCGCCCAAGGCATGGGCGAGACGCTGGGCGACGACATGGTCAAGGCCATGCGCGCAGCACTCGATGCCGGTATCAACACCTTCAACCCGGTTATCACCAACTTCAAGAGCAAGTACGCGGTCGATTGGTCGCCGTACCTGAACCGCAAGTGGACCGACGCAGGCGACACCGCCATTCCCCTGGCCGAGTGGAAACGCCTGGCCGAGAAGATGACGGCCATCCCCGCCAACATCACCCCGCACCCGCTGGTGAAAAAGGTCTACGACGACCGCGCCGCGATGGGCCGGGGCGACATTCCGGTGGATTGGGGCATGGGCGAGCACATGGCTTTTGCGTCCCTGGTGGCCAGCGGCTACCCGGTGCGTTTGAGCGGTGAAGACTGTGGCCGTGGCACCTTTACCCACCGCCATGCCGTGATCCATGACCAGGACCGTGAAAAGTTCGACGAAGGCACCTACACCCCGTTGCAAAACGTGGCCGACGGCCAGGCACCGTTCACCGTGATCGACTCCATCCTGTCCGAAGAGGCGGTGCTGGCGTTCGAATACGGCTACGCATCGAACGACCCGAACACCTTCGTGATCTGGGAAGCCCAGTTTGGCGACTTCGCCAACGGTGCCCAGGTGGTGATCGACCAGTTCATTGCCTCCGGCGAAGTCAAGTGGGGCCGCGTCAATGGCATCACCCTGATGCTGCCGCACGGCTACGAAGGCCAGGGCCCCGAGCACAGCTCGGCCCGCCTGGAGCGCTTCATGCAACTGAGTGCCGACACCAATATGCAAGTGGTGCAGCCCACCACCGCCAGCCAGATCTTCCACCTGTTGCGCCGCCAGATGGTGCGCAACCTGCGCAAGCCGCTGGTCATCATGACGCCCAAGTCGCTGCTGCGCGCCAAGGATGCGGCATCGCCCCTGAGCGAATTCACCAAGGGCGTTTTCCAGACCGTCATTCCGGAGAACAAGGACGTCAAGGCCGACAAGGTCAAGCGCATCGTCGCCTGCTCGGGCAAGGTCTACTACGACCTGGCCAAGAAGCGCGAAGAAAAGGGCGCCGACGACGTGGTGATCCTGCGCGTGGAACAGCTCTACCCTTTCCCGCACAAGGCCTTTGCCGCCGAAGTCAAAAAGTACCCCAACG
- the ycaC gene encoding putative hydrolase YcaC has translation MLLDASESQLVLVDYQTRLLPAIFDNAAVVANALRLAQAADLLDVPAWGTEQNPSKLGENPPELRALCRNTLSKMQFSGVEEGLGEWLRPPAKPVQGNARSLPKHLQKSSAGEERNTIVIAGCEAHICLLQTALDLLEDEFEVWVVTDACSSRTERNRDAAFDRLAGAGAELVTTEMVLFEWLRTAEHADFKAIQALVK, from the coding sequence ATGTTGCTCGATGCCTCCGAATCCCAGCTGGTGCTGGTCGATTACCAAACCCGCCTGCTGCCCGCCATTTTTGACAACGCGGCGGTCGTCGCCAACGCCCTGCGGCTGGCACAGGCCGCCGATTTGCTGGACGTGCCCGCCTGGGGCACCGAGCAAAACCCGTCCAAGCTGGGCGAGAACCCGCCTGAGTTGCGCGCCTTGTGCCGCAACACGCTGAGCAAGATGCAGTTCAGCGGCGTGGAAGAGGGCTTGGGTGAATGGCTGCGCCCGCCCGCCAAACCGGTGCAGGGCAATGCCCGCAGCCTGCCAAAACACCTGCAAAAGTCCAGCGCCGGAGAAGAGCGCAACACCATCGTCATCGCGGGCTGCGAGGCGCACATCTGCCTGCTGCAGACGGCGCTGGACCTGCTGGAAGACGAGTTCGAGGTCTGGGTGGTCACCGATGCCTGCAGCTCGCGCACCGAGCGCAACCGCGACGCGGCGTTTGACCGCCTGGCCGGTGCCGGTGCCGAGCTGGTGACCACCGAGATGGTGCTGTTCGAGTGGTTGCGCACCGCCGAGCATGCCGATTTCAAGGCCATCCAGGCTTTGGTCAAGTAA
- the fitB_4 gene encoding toxin FitB: MIILDTNVVSEPLKPVPAPQVLDWLNAQASDTLYLTTVNLAELLAGVALLPAGRRRTALQQALDVQILPLFEGRVLSFDRSAAEAFARIHASAQAAGHTLAFADTAIAAIASAHGFAVATRNVRDFAGTGVAVLNPWNPA; encoded by the coding sequence ATGATCATTCTCGACACCAACGTGGTGTCCGAACCCCTGAAGCCCGTGCCCGCCCCCCAGGTGCTGGACTGGCTCAACGCCCAGGCCTCCGATACCCTGTACCTCACCACCGTGAACTTGGCCGAGTTGCTGGCCGGAGTGGCGCTGCTGCCCGCCGGGCGGCGGCGCACCGCCTTGCAGCAGGCCCTGGACGTGCAAATCCTGCCGCTGTTCGAAGGCCGCGTGTTGTCCTTCGACCGCTCCGCCGCCGAAGCCTTCGCCCGCATCCACGCCAGCGCCCAGGCTGCGGGCCACACCCTGGCCTTCGCCGACACCGCCATCGCCGCCATCGCCTCGGCCCACGGCTTTGCCGTGGCCACCCGCAATGTGCGCGACTTTGCGGGGACGGGGGTGGCGGTGTTGAATCCATGGAACCCTGCCTGA
- the fitA gene encoding antitoxin FitA: protein MSAVTVRNLPEATHRALKLRALQHGRSTEAEIRAILEAAVRPRLGMGTALAAIGRSLGGVELDIRRDTTPVVPAEFE from the coding sequence ATGTCCGCCGTCACCGTCCGAAACCTCCCCGAAGCCACCCACCGCGCCCTCAAGCTGCGCGCCTTGCAGCATGGGCGCAGCACCGAGGCGGAGATCCGCGCCATCCTGGAAGCGGCGGTGCGGCCCCGGCTGGGCATGGGTACGGCGCTGGCGGCCATCGGGCGCAGCCTGGGCGGCGTGGAGCTGGACATTCGGCGCGACACCACACCCGTGGTACCGGCGGAGTTCGAATGA
- the pknD_1 gene encoding serine/threonine-protein kinase PknD: MAFQLDIGFTSLAGTKPVNEDFCAAMLPEAGQVDMGCIVALADGVSTGGMGKEAAQTTVTSLVRDYYCTPETWDTTVALDRIIGAQNAWLAGINRRRTPALGLTTLTAVVLRGQSYTVAHVGDSRAYLLRGGQCTQLTHDHVPDHPDLRHQLLRSVGVDDRLVVDYFQGDLQVGDVFVLLTDGVHGVLDDAQMALLAHGDDAKAAAEVLVQAALKASSRDNVTAIVVRVLGLLDATLEDENRVARALPIPGPFRVGDQLDGLTVTAPVADNGINVVVQVRHPGTQALYALKTLHPSRAHDPQERAMLAHEAWLAKRMGSSRAAEYLVALHDTHPINSATGQPSSAFYLLYDWHGGETLQQMLDRQAKFTVHQAVSAARQVAQALGRLHQQNVIHRDIKPANLHQGEDGVLRLLDLGVALTGREPEAMRKLHAGTPSYVNPEQWGFSAFGGDAAEELPTAQSDLFALGVTLYQLLTHKLPYGEVLPYQVGRYYRDPIAPSRHNPEIPIWLDHVVQKAVARDQRQRFETGEEFLLALERGASRPLTAPAPSPLLHRDPTSVWKLALVVSVLFNLLLVFWLLFLPK, translated from the coding sequence ATGGCATTCCAACTCGACATCGGTTTCACGTCTCTGGCGGGCACCAAGCCCGTCAACGAAGACTTCTGCGCCGCCATGCTGCCCGAGGCGGGCCAGGTGGACATGGGCTGCATCGTGGCCCTGGCCGATGGGGTCAGCACCGGCGGCATGGGCAAAGAGGCTGCGCAAACCACGGTGACCAGCCTGGTGCGCGACTACTACTGCACCCCCGAAACCTGGGACACCACGGTCGCGCTGGACCGCATCATCGGCGCGCAAAACGCCTGGCTGGCGGGCATCAACCGCCGCCGCACACCGGCCCTGGGCCTGACCACGCTGACCGCCGTGGTGCTGCGCGGCCAGTCGTACACGGTGGCCCATGTGGGCGACTCGCGTGCCTACCTGCTGCGCGGTGGCCAGTGCACCCAGCTCACCCACGACCACGTGCCCGACCACCCCGACCTGCGCCACCAGTTGCTGCGCTCGGTGGGCGTGGACGACCGCCTGGTGGTGGACTACTTCCAGGGCGACCTGCAGGTGGGCGACGTGTTTGTGCTGCTCACCGATGGCGTGCACGGCGTGCTCGACGACGCACAAATGGCGCTGCTGGCCCATGGGGATGACGCCAAAGCCGCCGCCGAAGTCCTGGTGCAGGCGGCCCTGAAAGCGTCCAGCCGCGACAACGTCACCGCCATCGTGGTGCGCGTGCTGGGCCTGCTGGATGCCACGCTGGAGGACGAAAACCGTGTCGCCCGTGCCCTGCCCATCCCGGGCCCGTTCCGCGTCGGCGACCAGCTCGACGGCCTGACCGTCACCGCCCCGGTGGCCGACAACGGCATCAACGTCGTTGTGCAGGTCCGCCATCCTGGTACACAAGCCCTGTACGCCCTGAAAACCCTGCACCCCAGCCGCGCCCACGACCCGCAGGAGCGGGCCATGCTGGCCCACGAAGCCTGGCTGGCCAAACGCATGGGTTCCAGCCGCGCGGCCGAATACCTGGTGGCCCTGCACGACACCCACCCCATCAACAGCGCCACCGGCCAACCCTCCAGCGCCTTCTACCTGCTGTACGACTGGCACGGCGGCGAAACCCTGCAGCAGATGCTGGACCGGCAGGCCAAATTCACCGTCCACCAGGCCGTCAGCGCCGCCCGCCAGGTGGCCCAGGCCCTGGGGCGGCTGCACCAGCAAAACGTCATCCACCGCGACATCAAACCCGCCAACCTGCACCAGGGCGAAGACGGCGTGCTGCGCCTGCTCGACCTGGGCGTGGCCCTCACCGGCCGCGAGCCCGAGGCCATGCGCAAACTGCACGCGGGCACGCCCAGCTACGTGAATCCCGAGCAGTGGGGTTTCAGTGCCTTTGGTGGTGACGCAGCCGAGGAGCTGCCCACCGCCCAAAGCGACCTGTTCGCCCTGGGCGTGACGCTGTACCAGTTGCTCACCCACAAGCTCCCCTACGGCGAGGTGCTCCCTTACCAGGTGGGCCGCTACTACCGCGACCCGATTGCGCCCAGCCGCCACAATCCCGAAATCCCCATCTGGCTGGACCACGTGGTGCAAAAAGCCGTGGCCCGCGACCAACGCCAGCGCTTCGAGACCGGCGAAGAATTCCTGCTGGCCCTGGAGCGCGGCGCATCCCGCCCTCTGACCGCTCCCGCCCCGTCGCCCCTGCTGCACCGCGACCCCACTTCGGTGTGGAAGCTGGCCTTGGTGGTGTCGGTGTTGTTCAACCTGTTGCTGGTGTTCTGGCTGCTGTTCCTGCCAAAGTGA
- the nasD_1 gene encoding nitrite reductase [NAD(P)H], with the protein MKKSKLVMVGNGMAGVRTIEELLKVAPDLYDITVFGAEPHPNYNRILLSPVLAGEQTLDEIVLNSWEWYSDNHITLHAGKKVTEVDRVNRVVRATGPDGSVVEAEYDRLLMCTGSNPFILPIPGKDLKGVIAYRDIADTNEMIATATQYKNAVVIGGGLLGLEAANGLMLRGMTVTVVHVNEWLMERQLDKVAGQLLQKSLESRGLQFRLGAQTQELVGGEDGRVTAIHFKDGSKLATDLVVMAVGIRPNTDLAAKMRLHIDRGIVVNDTMQTVTDGRIYSVGECAAHRGIAYGLVAPLFEQAKVAANHLAEFGIGRYMGSLTSTKLKVTGIDLFSAGNFTGGEGTEEIVMSDPFGGVYKKLVLKDDKLIGACLYGDTVDGSYYFKLLRDGRSIGEVRDKLMFGESNIGDTGHEGHSKAATMPDSAEVCGCNGVNKGTICKAIKEKGLFTLEEVKKHTKASASCGSCTGLVEQILMFTAGGDYSATPKTKAICACTDQGHQAVRDAIVKNKFLTIDTVFTSMGWKTPNGCSTCRPAVNYYLISSWPKEAKDDPQSRFINERSHANIQKDGTYSVVPRMWGGETSASELRRIADVVDKYKIPTVKVTGGQRIDLLGVKKEDLVNVWKDIGMPSGHAYAKALRTVKTCVGSEWCRMGTQDSTQMGKDMERAMWRMYAPHKVKFAVSGCPRNCAESGIKDVGVIGVDSGWEMYIAGNGGIKTEVAHFLVKVKTSAEVLEYTGAFCELYRQEGWYLERTVHYVARVGMEHIKQRILEDHAGRKALWERLQFALDGEPDPWFDFQDAQVDTRQFTALSALPA; encoded by the coding sequence ATGAAAAAATCCAAATTGGTGATGGTGGGTAACGGCATGGCCGGTGTGCGCACGATTGAAGAGCTGCTCAAGGTGGCCCCAGACCTGTACGACATCACGGTCTTCGGTGCCGAGCCGCACCCCAACTACAACCGCATCCTGCTGTCGCCCGTGCTGGCCGGTGAGCAGACGCTGGACGAGATCGTGCTGAACTCCTGGGAGTGGTACAGCGACAACCACATCACCCTGCACGCCGGTAAAAAAGTCACCGAGGTGGACCGCGTGAACCGCGTGGTGCGCGCTACTGGCCCCGATGGCAGCGTGGTCGAGGCCGAATACGACCGCCTGCTGATGTGCACCGGCTCCAACCCCTTCATCCTGCCCATCCCCGGCAAGGACCTGAAGGGCGTGATTGCCTACCGCGACATTGCCGATACCAACGAGATGATAGCCACCGCCACCCAATACAAGAACGCGGTGGTGATCGGCGGCGGCCTGCTGGGCCTGGAGGCCGCCAACGGCCTGATGCTGCGCGGCATGACCGTGACCGTGGTGCATGTGAACGAATGGCTGATGGAGCGCCAGCTCGACAAGGTGGCGGGCCAACTGCTGCAAAAGTCGCTGGAGAGCCGGGGTCTGCAGTTCCGCCTGGGCGCGCAAACCCAGGAGCTGGTGGGTGGTGAGGATGGGCGTGTGACCGCTATCCATTTCAAGGATGGCTCCAAGCTGGCCACCGACCTGGTGGTGATGGCCGTGGGCATCCGCCCCAACACCGACCTGGCCGCCAAGATGCGCCTGCACATCGACCGCGGCATCGTGGTCAACGACACCATGCAGACCGTCACCGATGGCCGCATCTACTCGGTAGGCGAATGCGCGGCCCACCGCGGCATTGCCTACGGCCTGGTGGCTCCGCTGTTCGAGCAGGCCAAGGTCGCAGCCAACCACCTGGCCGAGTTCGGCATTGGCCGCTACATGGGGTCGCTCACCTCCACCAAGCTGAAGGTCACCGGCATTGATTTGTTCAGCGCAGGCAACTTCACCGGCGGCGAAGGCACGGAAGAAATCGTCATGAGCGACCCGTTTGGCGGGGTCTACAAAAAGCTGGTGCTGAAAGACGACAAGCTCATCGGAGCCTGCCTGTACGGCGACACGGTGGACGGCAGCTACTACTTCAAGCTGCTGCGCGATGGCCGCAGCATCGGCGAGGTGCGCGACAAGCTGATGTTTGGCGAATCCAACATCGGCGACACCGGCCACGAAGGCCACAGCAAGGCCGCCACCATGCCCGACAGCGCCGAAGTTTGCGGCTGCAACGGCGTGAACAAGGGCACCATCTGCAAGGCCATCAAGGAAAAAGGCCTGTTCACCCTGGAAGAAGTCAAAAAGCACACCAAGGCCAGCGCTTCCTGCGGGTCCTGCACCGGCCTGGTGGAGCAGATTCTGATGTTCACCGCCGGCGGCGACTACTCGGCCACGCCCAAGACCAAGGCCATCTGCGCCTGCACCGACCAGGGCCACCAGGCAGTGCGCGACGCGATTGTGAAAAACAAGTTTCTCACCATCGACACGGTGTTCACCAGCATGGGCTGGAAAACCCCCAACGGCTGCTCCACCTGCCGCCCTGCCGTCAACTACTACCTGATCTCCAGCTGGCCCAAGGAGGCCAAGGACGACCCGCAAAGCCGCTTCATCAACGAACGCAGCCACGCCAACATCCAGAAGGACGGCACCTACTCGGTGGTGCCGCGCATGTGGGGCGGCGAGACATCCGCCAGCGAACTGCGCCGCATTGCCGACGTGGTGGACAAGTACAAAATTCCCACCGTCAAGGTTACCGGCGGTCAGCGCATCGACCTGCTGGGTGTCAAAAAAGAAGACCTGGTCAACGTCTGGAAAGACATCGGCATGCCCAGCGGCCACGCCTACGCCAAGGCGCTGCGCACAGTGAAGACCTGCGTGGGCTCCGAGTGGTGCCGCATGGGCACGCAAGACAGCACGCAAATGGGCAAGGACATGGAGCGCGCCATGTGGCGCATGTACGCGCCGCACAAGGTGAAGTTTGCCGTCTCGGGCTGCCCGCGCAATTGCGCCGAATCGGGCATCAAGGACGTGGGCGTGATCGGCGTGGACAGTGGCTGGGAGATGTACATCGCGGGCAACGGCGGCATCAAGACCGAGGTGGCGCACTTTCTGGTGAAGGTGAAGACCTCGGCCGAAGTGCTGGAGTACACCGGCGCGTTCTGCGAGTTGTACCGGCAAGAGGGCTGGTACCTGGAGCGCACCGTGCACTACGTGGCCCGCGTCGGTATGGAACACATCAAGCAGCGCATTCTGGAAGACCACGCGGGCCGCAAAGCCTTGTGGGAGCGCCTGCAGTTTGCCCTGGACGGCGAGCCCGATCCCTGGTTTGACTTCCAGGACGCGCAGGTCGACACCCGGCAGTTCACCGCCTTATCTGCCTTACCCGCTTGA
- the hcaC gene encoding 3-phenylpropionate/cinnamic acid dioxygenase ferredoxin subunit: MSEWKIICRVDDIPVLGARRVSRAQGMDVAVFRNAQDEIFAVLDRCPHKGGPLSQGIVFGTSVACPLHNWNINLQDGCVREPDVGCTQKFSVKVDNGNVHLMPEELATLALEFVRPTAGPVPVSAAPTTLQSA, from the coding sequence ATGAGCGAATGGAAAATCATCTGCCGCGTCGATGACATCCCCGTACTCGGTGCCCGCCGCGTCAGCCGCGCCCAGGGCATGGACGTGGCCGTGTTCCGCAACGCCCAGGACGAAATCTTTGCCGTGCTCGACCGCTGCCCGCACAAAGGCGGCCCGCTGAGCCAGGGCATCGTCTTCGGCACCAGCGTGGCCTGCCCGCTGCACAACTGGAACATCAACCTGCAAGACGGCTGCGTGCGCGAGCCCGATGTGGGCTGCACCCAGAAGTTCAGCGTCAAGGTGGACAACGGCAACGTGCACCTGATGCCCGAAGAGCTGGCCACGCTGGCGCTGGAATTTGTGCGGCCGACTGCAGGCCCCGTACCCGTATCCGCCGCACCCACGACTTTGCAATCTGCTTAA